A DNA window from Hypanus sabinus isolate sHypSab1 chromosome 27, sHypSab1.hap1, whole genome shotgun sequence contains the following coding sequences:
- the LOC132381938 gene encoding C-type natriuretic peptide-like, producing the protein MGVYTAYCCGLLLVLLVQVYARPSPEQSLQALTRRLEEAEHFLDNEELDNEGVEASPADISFDLQNGAREMERGLDGNTQEFQSRPRGSDNFLLRLLQDITMVPRRARTRSKKGSRRGCFGMKLDRIGSMSGLGC; encoded by the exons ATGGGTGTTTACACGGCTTACTGTTGCGGACTCTTGCTTGTCCTCCTTGTCCAGGTCTATGCCAGACCCAGCCCAGAGCAAAGCCTCCAG GCTTTGACCAGACGATTAGAGGAGGCTGAGCACTTTCTAGACAATGAAGAGCTGGACAACGAAGGGGTGGAGGCTTCGCCGGCTGACATCTCCTTCGACCTTCAAAATGGCGCACGGGAAATGGAGCGTGGATTGGACGGGAACACGCAGGAATTCCAGAGCAGGCCAAGAGGTTCTGATAATTTCTTGCTACGACTCCTCCAAGACATTACCATGGTCCCTCGGAGAGCCAGAACCCGAAGCAAGAAAGGGTCAAGAAGAGGCTGCTTTGGAATGAAGCTGGATAGGATCGGTTCAATGAGCGGCCTGGGGTGCTGA